The Pangasianodon hypophthalmus isolate fPanHyp1 chromosome 2, fPanHyp1.pri, whole genome shotgun sequence genome window below encodes:
- the gpr27 gene encoding probable G-protein coupled receptor 27 produces MANASDPGESNKPSLQDYAITSSAVKLASLGLIAGISLLGNMLISLLVIKDRSLHKAPYYFLVDLCLGDIARSASCFPFMMASVARGPGSMWVYGATSCKAVAFLSALFCFHAAFMLFGVSVTRYMAIAHHRFYAKRVTPWTCTAVIGVSWILAAAMALPPVFDMNTYRFMHEEEQCMFEQRYARANDTLGFTLMLAVVVGATHAVYVKMLCFVYDHRKMKPAQLIPAVSHNWTFHGPGATGQAAANWIAGFGRGPTPPTLVGIRQVAHSANRRLLVLDEFKMEKRIGKMYYMITLAFLLLWAPYIVLCYAQVLVKDSGMPRAYVSAAVWLTFAQAAANPLICFVFNKELRTRCRACFPCCLTSPTQTPMEPYCVI; encoded by the coding sequence atgGCCAACGCGAGCGATCCAGGCGAAAGCAACAAGCCCTCGCTCCAGGACTATGCCATCACTTCCTCTGCTGTGAAACTGGCCTCTCTCGGTCTCATAGCAGGGATCAGTTTGTTGGGAAACATGCTGATCTCACTGTTGGTGATTAAGGATCGTTCTCTTCACAAAGCACCCTATTATTTTCTCGTTGATCTGTGCTTGGGTGATATAGCACGCTCGGCATCGTGCTTCCCATTCATGATGGCGTCTGTGGCACGTGGTCCGGGTTCGATGTGGGTTTACGGAGCCACGAGCTGCAAAGCCGTGGCCTTTCTGTCTGCTCTCTTCTGCTTCCATGCCGCCTTCATGTTGTTTGGTGTGAGTGTCACGCGCTATATGGCCATCGCACACCACCGCTTCTACGCCAAGCGCGTGACGCCATGGACGTGCACTGCCGTCATTGGTGTTTCATGGATTTTGGCAGCGGCCATGGCCCTGCCACCTGTGTTTGACATGAACACATACAGATTCATGCATGAGGAGGAGCAGTGCATGTTTGAGCAACGTTACGCGAGGGCCAACGACACACTGGGATTCACGCTGATGTTAGCTGTGGTAGTGGGAGCCACACACGCAGTGTATGTCAAGATGCTGTGCTTTGTGTATGACCACCGCAAGATGAAGCCAGCCCAGTTAATCCCAGCTGTCAGCCACAACTGGACTTTTCATGGGCCCGGAGCCACAGGTCAAGCGGCTGCTAACTGGATCGCTGGATTTGGACGTGGTCCGACGCCACCCACTCTAGTGGGCATTAGGCAGGTAGCACACAGTGCCAACAGAAGGCTGCTTGTCCTGGATGAGTTCAAGATGGAGAAGCGAATTGGGAAAATGTACTACATGATAACGCTGGCTTTCCTGCTGCTCTGGGCACCGTACATTGTGTTGTGCTATGCGCAAGTATTGGTGAAGGATAGTGGCATGCCGCGGGCATACGTGAGTGCTGCAGTGTGGCTCACTTTCGCTCAGGCAGCTGCCAACCCGCTCATTTGCTTTGTTTTCAACAAGGAGCTCAGGACACGATGCCGAGCCTGCTTCCCTTGCTGCTTGACTAGTCCTACACAAACGCCCATGGAGCCATATTGTGTGATCTAA